GGGTGGTTCACGGTCTGGAACATCCGGGTCGTTTTCCAGTTTTCCGCCACAAACCCGGCCGTTTTCACGGCGCAACGCTCCTCTTTGGCGAATTCCGTCTCCAGGGTTTTTCGGACGACGTCTTCCAGGTCGGCCATTTTTGTCACATCACCGCGCAGGTAGATGCGGAGCATCTCCGGTTTTCCCGCCCCGGCCTCGAACAGTTTGTCCAAAAAGTAATCACCGAATTCCATGGGGCTATTTTTGGTCCAAAAGGGCCAGTATCCCAAAAAAAACATGGTGGGAATGCACACCGGCCGCGTCTGCGGCCCGATGCGCGCGAGCAGGGATTCCGAACTGAGTTCCCCCCACTCCGGCGTAAGGTGTTGATACAAAAAGAGGCTTGCGTTTTTCAACGCGGCGGCGGGTATGGCTTCCCGCGTGTAATTGGTATAGATACGGATACGCCAGCGCGCGGCGAATTCGGGCGACGCCAGAAGAAGCCGCGCGAGCGGCTCGGCCTGGCAGTTGGCGTGTATGAGACAATCCTCACGGGCATCAACGTTCATGCCGCTACTATAAGACAACTTTTCCGGAGCGCAAAGCGGTGAGTCGCGACTATTCTTATGAGCCTAGCATGCAATCTTTTTCTGAAAACACGTCACTGACCGCCGTCAGGGCCAAAACCATCCTCCCTCTGGCCGGGGAAACCGTTGCCAGGGGCTTGGACGCCCTGGCGCGCCCCCTCGCCCGCATTGACGACGGCGTGGTCCTGGTCCGTGACGGCGTTATCCTGGCCGTGGAGCCGTACACAACGTATACCCGCAGACCGGACGCCCTGCCCGACGCCGCCATCCATGACCTTGGCGATGTCATTCTCGCCCCCGGCCTCGTGAACTGCCACACGCACCTGGAAATCTCCCACATGGCCGGGAAAACCACACTGGGTAACGGCTTTGCCGCGTGGGTCGCCAGCCTGGTGGCTCTGGACAGAAACACTCCGGGGAGCGCCGCGACGGATCTGGATGCGGCGGCCGCGTCCCTGGCCGGTTACGGCGCCGCCTGCGTGGGGGATATATCCAGCCGCATGCCGCGTACGGTATTGGAGACGCTCCGGAAGCACGGCCTTGAATCCAGAGTTTTTCACGAAATAATCGGGCACGGGAAAACCGCCTTCGCCGACGCGGCATCCGCAGCCGAAGAGGACGCGGCCTTTTCTCTGGCGGGGCACGCCTTTTACACCACGCCAGGCAAAGCCATGGCCGAGGCAAAGGCCTGGTGCGCGGCGCATGCCCGCCCCTTTTCCCTACACCTGGCGGAACATGAGGACGAAGTACAGTGCCTGCGGGACGGCAGCGGCGCGTTGCACGACCTTTTGCGGGAGCGGGTTTTGCCCGCCTCCTGGCGTGCGCCGGGGAAAAGGCCGGTGCAGTATGCCGCCTCCCTCGGTTTGCTCTCCCCCGGCACCATGGCCGTGCATTGCGTGCAATGCGACGAAAACGACACGGCAACGCTCGCGGCGGGCGGCGCCGCCGTTTGCCTGTGCCCCCGCAGCAACAAGGCCATCAACGTGGGGGAAGCGCCCGCGCGGGCCTTCGCGGCGGCGGGCATTCCGCTTTGCCTGGGCACGGACAGCCTTGCCTCCAACGCGGATCTGGACGTCTGGAACGAGGCGGAATTTTTTTTGAAAAAAAATATCTTCCCCGCAAAGGCTCTTCTCCGTATGGCGACCGTCAACGGAGCGGCAGCTCTCGGCATGGCCGGGCGGGCCGGGAGGCTGGAAAAAGGCCTGCGATTCTGGTATAGAACATTTCCGAGCGAGATGATTGCCCTTTTTGCCTGAACACGGGCATGGCCGCCACACGGCGGAAAGGGCCGCCCGGAACGGCACCCCCCTGTTCCATTGTTCCATTCCGGGTCGCACGGCAGCAATACTTGGAAGGGAAGACCATGCGCGGTATACACACCATTTCCATCTGCAGACGGACACTGAAAGGCCGATTCGAGGCCTTTTTTTGTGGCCCAAGGCCTGCGGACGCGCCTGGAATTTCCGTAATTGGGCAGCGCCTCGGCGGGCCGGCAGCGAGCTTCGCGACCGGCCCCGGCAGGACAGACCCGCAAACATTGGAAGGCCGGAACCGGATACCGCTCCTCCGCGCGCTTCCCTGGTGGCAGTATGGACAATAGTTTTACCTGGCCGCACAAGGACCTTATCGACGTCACCCAATTAACGGTCGCGGAGACCACGTACCTGCTTGATCTGGCGGAACAGTTCCACGAAGTGAACACCCGCCCGGTGAAAAAGGTGCCCACGCTGCGGGGCAAGGGCGTTGTGCTGTTCTTCGCCGAGGACAGCACCCGGACGAAAACCTCCTTTGACATGGCCGGAAAGCGCCTTTCGGCGGACACCTTCTCCCTCGGCAAATCCGGCAGCAGCATGAACAAGGGCGAAAGCCTGAAAGACACCGCCCTGACCCTTGAAGCCATGAACCCCGACGTCATCGTCATCCGCCACCGCTCCAGCGGCGCGGCGCAGTTCCTGGCCGACCGCCTCAAATGCGCTATCATTAACGCCGGCGACGGCTGGCACGCCCACCCGACCCAGGCGCTCCTCGACCTGTTCTCCCTGCGCCGGTACTGGAAGGGCGAACTGAAAGGCAAAAGCCTTCTTATCATGGGCGATGTCGGCCACAGCCGCGTGGCCCGCTCCAACGTGCACCTCTTGACGAAGATGGGCGTCAACGTCCGCCTCTGGGCGCCGCGCACCCTGCTGCCCGCGGGCGTCTCCCGCTGGCCCGCGACGGTCTATTCCAACCTCAATGACGCCCTGACGGACGTTGACGGCGTCATGTGCCTCCGCCTCCAGCGCGAGCGCATGGCCGCCGGGCTCATGCCGGATATTTCCGAATATTCCTCCATCTTCTGCCTGACCCGCGCCATGATGGAACGCGCCAAACCCGGCGCGCCCGTCATGCACCCCGGCCCCATCAACCGGGGCACGGATATCGCGGCGGATCTCGCCGACTCGGTGGAAAGCCTCATCCTCGACCAGGTCAACGCGGGCGTGGCCATCCGCATGGCGGTCCTGCTCGCGCTGTGCACGCGCACCGGCCTTTCCGAGGAATAGAGCAGATGAACATTTTAATGGTAATCTGCTCTGGCGGCGGGAACCGACGCCCGCCGCGTAGGCGTAGACGGGCTTTGCCCGTCGTTAATCGCCGAAGCGAGCGTCTTAAAATTAGGTTGCTTTAGCAACGACAACGAACGGAGCTACTCCATGTCAGACAATACATCGTTTCTTCTCACCAACGCCGCGTACCTCGGCGCCGCCACGGACGTACTGGTCACGGGCGGCCGCATCGCGTCCGTGGGCAAGGCCGGGAGCGTCACCGCGTCTCCCGGCACCGCTACAATCGACGCGGGCGGCACAATTCTCTTCCCCGGTTTCATCGACGCGCACACCCACATGCGCGACCCCGGCTACGAATGGAAGGAGAATATCGCCTCCGGCCTCGCGGCGGCGGCGAACGGCGGATTTTCCGCCATCATGTGCATGGCCAACACCATGCCGGTCAACGACAACGCCTCCATCACCCGCCTCATCCTTGAAAAGGCGGCAAAGGCCCATCCCAACGGGCCGAGGCTCTACCCCATCGGCGCCCTGACCGTCGGCCTTGAAGGAAATGAACTCGCCCCCATGGCGGAACTCGCCGAAGCCGGGTGCGTGGCCTTTTCCAACGACGGCAGGCCCATCACCAACACGGAGATTTTCCGGCGCGGCATGGAGTACGCCTCCATGTGGAACAGGGTGGTCATCGACCATTGCGAGGACCCCTTCATGGCCAAGGGCAGCCATATGAACGAAGGCTACACCAGCGGCCTCATCGGCGTGAAGGGCCAGCCTTCAATCGCCGAAGCGCTGCACGTTGCCCGGGACATCCTGCTGGCCGAGTACCTCGACCTGCCCGTCCATCTCGCGCACATCAGCTGCCGCCAGTCCGTGGAACTCATCATCTGGGCCAAGAACAAGGGCCTCAAGGTCACGGCCGAAACCTGCCCGCATTACCTGCATTTCACCGACGACCTGCTCATGGGCTACAACACCGCCGCCAAGGTCAACCCCCCGCTCCGTACGCCCGACGACGTGGCATATTTACGCAAAGCCCTGGCGGACGGCGTGTTCGACATGCTCGTCACCGACCACGCGCCCCACGCGCCGCACGAAAAGGAAGAACCGCTGGATGAGGCCCCCCAGGGCATCATGGGGCTGGAAACCGCCCTACCCCTCACCTACGCCCTGGTCCGCGACAACGTCATCAGCGAAAAACAGCTCGTCAGCCTGTGGAGCGCGGGACCGGCCAGAGTCTTCAACCTGCCCGCCAACGGCATGAAAACCGGCGACGCGGCCGATTTCGCCCTCTACGATCCGGATGCCGAATGGGTTGTGGGTGAAACCACGGTCAAAACCAAAGGCCGCAACACCCCGCTCTGGGGCAAGACCATGCGCGGCAAAGTCACGGCCAACTGGATCGGCGGCGTGAAAGTGGTGTAAAAGAAGTAATGCCTCCGGCGGCTCAAGAGGGGGCGCTGCCCCCTCTTGAGAATCTCCCCCGGCAGGCGCGCGCCCCTGCACCCGCATTAAGGTTTTTAAGAATACCATGACAAGAGCATTCATTTCATTTTCCGGCGGTATCGACTCGACCACCCTTCTCGCGCATATGCTGGCGGAAGGCTATCAGGTCACCCCGGTTTTTTTCGCCTACGGCAGCAAGCACGGGGCAGCCGAGGAAGCCGCCGCCCGCAACGTTTGCCGCCACTACGGCGTCACATGCCCGGTTGTCGACCTGACCGGCATCTTTGACCTTGCCTGCTCCGACTCCGCTCTCATGGCCAGGATGCCGGACCGGGAGATACCCTCCGGCGACCAGGGGTATCGGGAGCCCGGCAGCCTTGATGCGACGGTCGTCCCCGGGCGGAACACCCTCTTCGCCTCGGTCCTTCTGGCCTTCGCCGAAGCGGAAGCCTTACGCACGGGGCAACAGGCGGTGATCGCAATGGGAATCCACGCGGGCGACCACACCCTGTACCCGGACTGCCGCGAGCCCTTTTTCACCGCCCTCGGCAACGCCTTTGACCTGGGCACCGAAAAACGGGTCAAGACCGTCGCCCCCTTCGTCCGCATGGACAAAAGCGCTATCGTCAAACGCGGCCTTGAACTTGGCGCTCCCTATCACTTGTCGTGGTCATGCTACAAGGGCGGCACAAAAGCCTGCGGCGTCTGCGGCACCTGCCGGGAACGCCTCAAAGCCTTTGCCGACGCCGGAATCGCGGACCCGATCGAGTATGAAGCGCGATGATGCGCGCGGGGTGCACGGAAAGGTCCATATAATTTCTCCCCTATCATTTTTTGTATTTCCTGGTAGAGTACTCTCTTGATATGCCACCCCGGCTATAATGGAACATGGGGAAGGCCAAAGGCGATTGTAACCCGGTATTGCGCCGGTTTTGTACGCCGTATGGTTTGGGTGTTCCGGATGGTGACAAACCGTATTTGCAACGGAACTTTCTACGATGAGCGAGCAGCTTCCTTCCCAAAACGCCGCGCCTCTCCCCGCCGCTACGTCACGCCGGTTCGGCTTGAAAGCAAAACTCCTGGTCCCTCTGTTCGGCATAACGGCCGTTGTGCTGTGCATCGCAACGTTCGCCGTAACGCGCAGCGCGGAAAAGGCCCTTCTGGAAACAGCCAGGGAAAAACTCACGAATGCCGCCGTGACGGCCGGCAACAACATCGACCTGCAAATCCAGCGGGCGCGGATCGACGTCATTTCCGCCTCCCTCGTGCCGGATATCCGCGCGACCCTCTCTCCCCAGGCCACGGGCGCCTTTGCCACCAGAAGCGAGTTCCTCCAGTACATGAACATGCTGTTGAAGACTCTCGGGGAAGCCTCCAACGCCTACGAGACCTTTTACGTCACCTCGGACCGGGGCATGACGCTGGCGAGCAACTTGGCCGCTTCCGTCGGCGTTCTGGATATCTCCGACAGGGTCTGGTTCCACGAGGTCATACGGCGCGACGATATCATCATTTCGTCCCCCTTTATCAGCCGCATCACCGGCGACACACTCATGGCCGTCGCCAAAAAAATCCGCTACGGCGACTATACCGGAGCCATGATCGGCTCGCTCCAGCTCGAAAAGACCATCATGCCCGCCCTGCAACTCGGCTCGCGCGACAGCTTCCAGACGGCGGTCATTACGGAATCGGGCATTGTGGCGGCCGCGCTTGTGGGCGACCTCAAAAACACCTCCGTCAGGGATGAGCCGTGGTTCACGACCGTTCTGAACGCGCAAGAAGGGTATATCCCCATCACGGTCGAGGGCTCGGAAAAAATGCTCGCCTTTTACCGCCTGCCCAACGCGCCGCTCTATTCTCTGGCCATTGAGGAGACGCACAAGCTTCTCGGCCCGGCCCGGTTCGTGCGCAACCTCGGCATTCTGGTCCTCATCCTGACCTTTGCCCTCGCGTACGCCACCATTTACAACATCATGGTCCCCATGATCGCTTATATCCGCACCCTGGCGCTCGCGGCCAACAACATCGGCGCCGGGGACCTGGCCCAGGATATCCCGGTTTCCCGCAACGACGAATTGGGCGACCTCGCCGCCTCCCTCGGCGATATGCTGGAGAGGCTGAAGCAGATGATTTACCGGGCGGAGGAAGCCACCCGGGCGAAGAGCGACTTCCTCGCCCGGATGAGCCACGAAATCAGAACGCCGCTTAACGCCATCATCGGCATGGCGTACCTCAGTTTGCAGAGCACCATCAGCGACAAACAGCGGGACGCCTTTTCCAAAATCCATGCCGCCGCGACCAACCTTTTGGGCATCATCAACGACATCCTGGATTTTTCCAAGGTCGAGTCCGGCAAGATGGAACTGGAGAACGCGCCCTTCTCGCTCAGAAAAACGCTGGAATCCACTCTCACCCTTCTCTCGGGACCGGCAAAAGACAAGAACATCGACCTGCGGCTGGAAGTGGCCGAAAACATCCCGGATATTCTGGTCGGCGACGCGTTGCGGCTCTCGCAGGTCTGCATCAATCTCTGCGGC
The DNA window shown above is from uncultured delta proteobacterium and carries:
- a CDS encoding Amidohydrolase; its protein translation is MQSFSENTSLTAVRAKTILPLAGETVARGLDALARPLARIDDGVVLVRDGVILAVEPYTTYTRRPDALPDAAIHDLGDVILAPGLVNCHTHLEISHMAGKTTLGNGFAAWVASLVALDRNTPGSAATDLDAAAASLAGYGAACVGDISSRMPRTVLETLRKHGLESRVFHEIIGHGKTAFADAASAAEEDAAFSLAGHAFYTTPGKAMAEAKAWCAAHARPFSLHLAEHEDEVQCLRDGSGALHDLLRERVLPASWRAPGKRPVQYAASLGLLSPGTMAVHCVQCDENDTATLAAGGAAVCLCPRSNKAINVGEAPARAFAAAGIPLCLGTDSLASNADLDVWNEAEFFLKKNIFPAKALLRMATVNGAAALGMAGRAGRLEKGLRFWYRTFPSEMIALFA
- the queC gene encoding 7-cyano-7-deazaguanine synthase, with the protein product MTRAFISFSGGIDSTTLLAHMLAEGYQVTPVFFAYGSKHGAAEEAAARNVCRHYGVTCPVVDLTGIFDLACSDSALMARMPDREIPSGDQGYREPGSLDATVVPGRNTLFASVLLAFAEAEALRTGQQAVIAMGIHAGDHTLYPDCREPFFTALGNAFDLGTEKRVKTVAPFVRMDKSAIVKRGLELGAPYHLSWSCYKGGTKACGVCGTCRERLKAFADAGIADPIEYEAR
- the pyrB gene encoding Aspartate carbamoyltransferase; the encoded protein is MDNSFTWPHKDLIDVTQLTVAETTYLLDLAEQFHEVNTRPVKKVPTLRGKGVVLFFAEDSTRTKTSFDMAGKRLSADTFSLGKSGSSMNKGESLKDTALTLEAMNPDVIVIRHRSSGAAQFLADRLKCAIINAGDGWHAHPTQALLDLFSLRRYWKGELKGKSLLIMGDVGHSRVARSNVHLLTKMGVNVRLWAPRTLLPAGVSRWPATVYSNLNDALTDVDGVMCLRLQRERMAAGLMPDISEYSSIFCLTRAMMERAKPGAPVMHPGPINRGTDIAADLADSVESLILDQVNAGVAIRMAVLLALCTRTGLSEE
- the pyrC gene encoding Dihydroorotase, which codes for MSDNTSFLLTNAAYLGAATDVLVTGGRIASVGKAGSVTASPGTATIDAGGTILFPGFIDAHTHMRDPGYEWKENIASGLAAAANGGFSAIMCMANTMPVNDNASITRLILEKAAKAHPNGPRLYPIGALTVGLEGNELAPMAELAEAGCVAFSNDGRPITNTEIFRRGMEYASMWNRVVIDHCEDPFMAKGSHMNEGYTSGLIGVKGQPSIAEALHVARDILLAEYLDLPVHLAHISCRQSVELIIWAKNKGLKVTAETCPHYLHFTDDLLMGYNTAAKVNPPLRTPDDVAYLRKALADGVFDMLVTDHAPHAPHEKEEPLDEAPQGIMGLETALPLTYALVRDNVISEKQLVSLWSAGPARVFNLPANGMKTGDAADFALYDPDAEWVVGETTVKTKGRNTPLWGKTMRGKVTANWIGGVKVV
- a CDS encoding conserved hypothetical protein (Evidence 4 : Homologs of previously reported genes of unknown function), with the translated sequence MNVDAREDCLIHANCQAEPLARLLLASPEFAARWRIRIYTNYTREAIPAAALKNASLFLYQHLTPEWGELSSESLLARIGPQTRPVCIPTMFFLGYWPFWTKNSPMEFGDYFLDKLFEAGAGKPEMLRIYLRGDVTKMADLEDVVRKTLETEFAKEERCAVKTAGFVAENWKTTRMFQTVNHPDTPLLLHVAQGLLACLGLPPLPAAVCEAFTYDYEGFCLPIHPGVAAFHGLPFAGEETLYPVFGRGMTFSQYVSRYIDCRINHLEETFLGYLQMV
- a CDS encoding putative Histidine kinase (Evidence 3 : Function proposed based on presence of conserved amino acid motif, structural feature or limited homology; Product type pe : putative enzyme), giving the protein MSEQLPSQNAAPLPAATSRRFGLKAKLLVPLFGITAVVLCIATFAVTRSAEKALLETAREKLTNAAVTAGNNIDLQIQRARIDVISASLVPDIRATLSPQATGAFATRSEFLQYMNMLLKTLGEASNAYETFYVTSDRGMTLASNLAASVGVLDISDRVWFHEVIRRDDIIISSPFISRITGDTLMAVAKKIRYGDYTGAMIGSLQLEKTIMPALQLGSRDSFQTAVITESGIVAAALVGDLKNTSVRDEPWFTTVLNAQEGYIPITVEGSEKMLAFYRLPNAPLYSLAIEETHKLLGPARFVRNLGILVLILTFALAYATIYNIMVPMIAYIRTLALAANNIGAGDLAQDIPVSRNDELGDLAASLGDMLERLKQMIYRAEEATRAKSDFLARMSHEIRTPLNAIIGMAYLSLQSTISDKQRDAFSKIHAAATNLLGIINDILDFSKVESGKMELENAPFSLRKTLESTLTLLSGPAKDKNIDLRLEVAENIPDILVGDALRLSQVCINLCGNAIKFTQHGSVILRVSLNEMENRMATLYFRVEDTGIGMSLEQQRGIFDAFSQADGSITRRFGGTGLGLAISKLLVELMRGTIWVSSKQGEGSVFQFTVSLPVNDEQTLPDGRDAVEDSLPQVAGARVLVVEDNELNQEIAVGLLELMGITPILAGNGEEAIAVCAEKEFDLIFMDIQMPVMDGLEATKRIRASGKFNSASVPIIAMTANAMTSDKEKSMAVGMNAHIAKPINHAELAAAVRHWYKT